A segment of the Neisseria chenwenguii genome:
GAAGAAATCTCCGAACGCCGCGACATCGAAACCCTGAAACTGCCGTCCGAAATCGACTACGCCAAAGTGAAGGGCTTGTCCGCCGAAGTGCAGCAGAAACTCAACCAGCACCGCCCCGAAACCGTCGGCCAAGCCAGCCGTATTTCGGGTGTTACGCCTGCGGCGGTGGCTCTGTTGATGGTGCATTTGAAGCGCGGGTTTAAAGACGCAAAATAGTTTTGCCGTTTAAGTTTGCCGTTGCAAAATGCGTAAGGCCGTCTGAAAATTTCAGACGGCCTTATTATTAGCGTTATTCAACGATAACCTGTCATCTCCGTATAGCCTTTGGCACGCATACAGTATGCAACCAATTTATTTGCCTGCGTTTTTTCCAAATGGCTGGCACCGACATCATGGCGGCAATATCCCAATTGATCTTTCGCAGCCTGAGCAGATACCCCTTCTTTACCCCAATATTTGTAAGGTTGCGGTGTGGCACAACCGGAAAAGAGCAATGCGGCCGCTGCCAAATATACGAACCGAATCATTATTTTTTTCTCCTGACCCGACGGCGGATTGTTACCGCGTCCGCCGCCTGACGGATTCCCTGTTTTGCTCGGCCAATTCGGATTGCCGCCATTTTGGTTTGCATAAGTCATTTTCGTTTCCTTTAAAATAATGTGATGAATTAACTATCTCATGATAGTTGGTTAAGTATAAACTTTCAACATTATAAATTCAACTATAATTTAATTTATATTGATTTTAGTTTATTGTTGATGCATCGGTTATTTTCCATACTCAGCCATATGGAAAAAACACACGCACCGCATCGTTACCGTCTGATTTTTGCGCAAAATATGCGGCAGATACGCCGTCTGAAAGAGTTGTCGCAAGAAGAACTGGCCTTTTCTGCCAACATCAGCAAAACCTATGTCTGCGAAATCGAGCGTGGCAGCAGGGCTATTTCGATTGATGTCATGGGGCAAATCGCCGATGCGCTGGAAATGCCTTTGGAGGAAATGCTGAAACAGGATTTGTTGCCGATTAAATAGAAAAAGCAGGCGGAGGCTGGCGGCAGTTGCGGCGGTTGAAAACTTGATAACGCCGCAACCGAACCCATATTACGAAAACCGTATTTTTATCTGGCAGGAACCAACCATGAGCGAACAAGACTTTGATTTGGACAATTTGGACGACTTGCTCGGCGACTTTGAAGGCGTAGCCGTCGAGGGAGGAGTGGACGCGGAAAGCGAAGACGACAACTGCGCCGGAGGCGCATGTAAGATTTAAGCCGCTGCCGACAGAAAAAGGCCGTCTGAAAACCTGTTACCATGTTTTCAGACGGCCTTTTCCATCAGTCAAATCAATAACGGGCACGGCGCGGTTCGCAGTCTTTAAAGACGATGCGGTCGCGGTTGTCGGTAATCATGACGGGCAGGGTTCGGAAGTTTTTGCGGTCCATGTAGGACGTGACCAGGCGGTAACCGCCGTCTTTGCCGAAAAAGGTATCGATGTTGTCGCTGCGGCCAAGGTTGATCGGCATGATGCGGCGTTTGCCGTTAACGACAGCGACGGCTTTGGTCGGCAGTTCCTGCCGGTTGAAGCTGTAACTTACGGTTACACGTTTACCGTTCTGGCAGGCATATTGCACAGACGTGCTTGGCGCCGCTTGTGCGGCGGCACCCGCCATAACCGCAAGAGCGGCGAACAGAATCACGGATACTTTTTTCATTTTGTTTTCCTTTGAGGAAAGGGTTGCAGGAAATGTCAATATAGCATGTCCGAAACGGCGCACCGGCGGGCTCAAGGTAAACTTTCGGTAAGTTTCGCAATCCGCCTCACGGCACAAAATCAGTATGTCTTGGCAGAACAATCCGTTATACCGTTAAAACTGAAACGGTTTATCTGCCCGGACAGGGAAAAACGCCATCATCCCGTGTTGCGGTTTTACACACCGCCCTGCAGACCTCCTAAAAGCGTTTCCTGCTAAAATCCCCCTGTTTCCGATGTTGAAAAAGATTATGGACAAACCGCTTACCATCGCCGTCTGTGTCGGCGAAGCCTCGGGCGACCTGCTCGGTGCGCATCTGATTAAAGCCCTCAAACAACGCTGCCCGAACGCCCGCTTCGTCGGCATCGGCGGTGCACGCATGATTGCGGAAGGGTTTGAGAGCCTGTATGACCAGGAAAAACTCGCCGTGCGCGGGATTGTGGAGGTGCTGCGCCATCTGCCCGAAATTCTGAAAATCCGCAAAGGGCTGGTGCGGCAGCTTACCGACATCCGCCCCGACGTGTTCGTCGGCATCGACGCGCCCGATTTCAACCTCGGCGTAGCGGAAAAGCTCAAAGCGGCGGGCATTCCGACGGTGCATTACGTCAGCCCGTCTGTGTGGGCGTGGCGGCGCGAGCGGGTGAACACGATTATCCGGCAGGTCAACCGCGTGCTGTGCCTTTTCCCGATGGAACCGCAGCTCTACCTCGATGCGGGCGGCAAGGCCGAATTTGTCGGACACCCGATGGCCGAAACCATGCCGCTCAAAGCCGACCGCACCGCCGCGCGCGAAATACTCGGACTGCCGTCTGAAAAAACCGTGTTCGCCGTATTGCCCGGCAGCAGCATGGGCGAAATCAACCGCATGGCACCGCTGTTTTTTCAAACGGCCTCGCTGCTTCTGCAACGCTATCCCGACGCGCAGTTCCTGCTTCCCGCCGCCACCGCCGCCGCCACCGCGCGCCTGACGGAAATCCTTGCAGAGCCCGAGTTCGCCAAACTGCCGATCAAAATGCTGGAAAAACAGGCCGCCACCGCCTGTACCGCCGCCGACGCGGTATTGGTCACAAGCGGCACGGCAACGCTGGAGGTCGCGCTGTGCAAGCGGCCGATGGTCATCAGCTACAAACTCGCCGCGCTGACTTACGCGTATGTGAAACGCAAAGTGCAGGTGCAGCACGTCGGTCTGCCCAACATCCTGCTCGGCAAAGAAGCCGTGCCCGAACTGCTGCAACACGACGCCACCCCCGACAAACTCGCCGCCGCCGTAACCCAATGGTACGACCACCCCGAAGCCGTCGCCGCGCTGGAAGCAGATTTCGAACAGCTGCATCTGATGTTGAAAAAAAATACCGCCGAACTGGCGGCAGCGGCGGTATTGGAAGAGGCGAAATCTGCGCATTAAAAAGCAAAAAGCCCTGTTGATTTCTCAACAGGGCAGTAAGCGCGCGTTCGTGAGGGTATAACACTGTTTCCAGCCCATCGATCCTCTCGAACTAACATTTGAATTTTATTAGCTTGCCCCTTTCGGGTCAAGTCGTGACTTACAAAGGGGAAAATGTTGCACACCGAAATTCAAACCGCATTATCTGAGTGAGAGGTTTGGCACATATTTATCTTTTTGCAATCATGATGTAGAAAAAGCATGCCGGCTTTATATTTGGAATATGGCAGTATCCAGCGCATTTTTCCCGTGGCTGAGCATGGTTGAAGTCGTTTTAAGGAACAGAATTCATTCGACGCTGATTCAGATTCACAGCCCGCAATGGCCGTGGGCAGACGGTTTTGGACGGATGCTGCCTTCTTCGGGATTTAACCCGAAAAACACCTTGCAAAACAGCCGGTTGAAACATACAAAATCTAAGCAGACGGGAAAAGTAGTGGCAGATTTGAGTTTTGCCTTTTGGCAGCATCTGCTGACAAAAAGATATGCCAATTCCTTGTGGAACAAGCATTTAATGACCGCATTTCCAAACTTGGATTCAAGTAAAACGGTTGTTGAAAATTTAAAGTTTCTACATACCCAAATCGAAGCAATCCGAATGTTGAGAAACCGCATCGCGCATCACGAACCTATTTATCGTCGAGATTTGAACAAAGATTATGAAAATATCCAGCTATTTATCAAAATCTGCCAAAGTGAGGATTTTATAAAATGGATGGAACGGGACGATGGTTTTTCATTGTTGGGAAGCGGATATTTAGCATTTTTGCTCAACCAAAAACCGCAAAACACTTTGGTTTAAAATGCCGCTCTTTTTTCAGACGACCCCCCAAGCGAATCCCGCAAGATGAAGACACACAATATTTTATCCGCCGGCGTTGACGAAGCCGGACGCGGCCCGCTGGTCGGCAGCGTGTTTGCCGCCGCCGTGATTCTGCCGCCCGATTACGACCTGCCCGGCCTGACCGATTCCAA
Coding sequences within it:
- a CDS encoding ACP-like domain-containing protein: MKKVSVILFAALAVMAGAAAQAAPSTSVQYACQNGKRVTVSYSFNRQELPTKAVAVVNGKRRIMPINLGRSDNIDTFFGKDGGYRLVTSYMDRKNFRTLPVMITDNRDRIVFKDCEPRRARY
- the lpxB gene encoding lipid-A-disaccharide synthase, with translation MDKPLTIAVCVGEASGDLLGAHLIKALKQRCPNARFVGIGGARMIAEGFESLYDQEKLAVRGIVEVLRHLPEILKIRKGLVRQLTDIRPDVFVGIDAPDFNLGVAEKLKAAGIPTVHYVSPSVWAWRRERVNTIIRQVNRVLCLFPMEPQLYLDAGGKAEFVGHPMAETMPLKADRTAAREILGLPSEKTVFAVLPGSSMGEINRMAPLFFQTASLLLQRYPDAQFLLPAATAAATARLTEILAEPEFAKLPIKMLEKQAATACTAADAVLVTSGTATLEVALCKRPMVISYKLAALTYAYVKRKVQVQHVGLPNILLGKEAVPELLQHDATPDKLAAAVTQWYDHPEAVAALEADFEQLHLMLKKNTAELAAAAVLEEAKSAH
- a CDS encoding Abi family protein, giving the protein MSERFGTYLSFCNHDVEKACRLYIWNMAVSSAFFPWLSMVEVVLRNRIHSTLIQIHSPQWPWADGFGRMLPSSGFNPKNTLQNSRLKHTKSKQTGKVVADLSFAFWQHLLTKRYANSLWNKHLMTAFPNLDSSKTVVENLKFLHTQIEAIRMLRNRIAHHEPIYRRDLNKDYENIQLFIKICQSEDFIKWMERDDGFSLLGSGYLAFLLNQKPQNTLV
- a CDS encoding helix-turn-helix domain-containing protein; translation: MEKTHAPHRYRLIFAQNMRQIRRLKELSQEELAFSANISKTYVCEIERGSRAISIDVMGQIADALEMPLEEMLKQDLLPIK